One segment of Engraulis encrasicolus isolate BLACKSEA-1 chromosome 7, IST_EnEncr_1.0, whole genome shotgun sequence DNA contains the following:
- the gig2o gene encoding grass carp reovirus (GCRV)-induced gene 2o has translation MAETITFSGWEAMEDRSLSANDEPKSGGTYTMFHGTHLSHAKTIISNGFQQSKDGLLGAGVYVSRNKDKAKCYPLKEDVKNKVVFKLKVDVGKVKKIDSDNHPMQKSWHQNGYDCAWVPPHSNISSIKSGREEDCVWDPKRITIVDVACCVDDNTRRELRKLVQSRSSGQHDVCRQCHQAIPDGQRKHDIERCWVCGKKVCPFQSKHVCKP, from the coding sequence ATGGCCGAGACGATAACTTTTAGTGGCTGGGAGGCTATGGAGGATCGATCTCTCTCTGCGAACGATGAGCCAAAATCGGGAGGTACCTACACGATGTTCCATGGTACACACCTGTCCCACGCAAAGACAATAATAAGCAATGGCTTTCAACAATCCAAGGATGGTTTGCTGGGTGCTGGTGTATATGTCAGCCGGAATAAAGACAAGGCTAAATGTTACCCCCTTAAAGAAGACGTAAAGAATAAAGTTGTCTTCAAGTTGAAGGTTGATGTGGGAAAGGTAAAAAAGATTGACAGTGACAATCACCCGATGCAGAAGTCTTGGCACCAAAATGGGTATGATTGCGCGTGGGTGCCCCCACATTCCAATATTAGTTCCATCAAGTCTGGCCGCGAAGAGGACTGTGTTTGGGACCCCAAAAGGATCACCATTGTTGACGTGGCTTGCTGTGTTGATGACAATACACGCAGAGAGCTCCGTAAATTAGTACAGAGTCGCAGCAGTGGCCAGCATGATGTATGCAGACAGTGCCATCAAGCCATACCGGATGGCCAGAGGAAACACGACATCGAGCGCTGTTGGGTCTGCGGGAAAAAAGTTTGCCCCTTTCAAAGCAAACATGTGTGCAAACCATAG